A single region of the Parasphingorhabdus litoris DSM 22379 genome encodes:
- a CDS encoding adenosylcobinamide-GDP ribazoletransferase, giving the protein MSKENPPAIGWWIPPLLAVQFLTRLPVPWLNGLTSKQARFGLSRAVIWFPLVGALVGAITAAVLVTSAHIWPRAVAVIIALAVEARLTGAFHEDAVADFCDAFGGGQDAESTLRIMKDSRIGSYGALGLFFAVGLRAALLIGLPQEVLIIAVVTSACFGRFLAVAIMASVAPVAMRDTGLAKDVGGHTGFSDLFFATVIAAPIIGFFAYLQPTAALLTLGVSGVFFLWFRALLLRRLKGSTGDCLGFAAYAGQLIVLLAILAVVGP; this is encoded by the coding sequence ATGAGTAAAGAAAACCCGCCGGCTATCGGTTGGTGGATACCGCCGCTATTGGCTGTCCAGTTTCTCACGCGTTTGCCTGTGCCATGGTTAAATGGCCTGACTTCGAAACAAGCACGATTTGGATTGTCGCGCGCCGTCATCTGGTTTCCTTTGGTCGGCGCTTTGGTTGGGGCAATTACAGCAGCCGTGTTGGTCACAAGTGCACATATTTGGCCGCGTGCCGTTGCAGTGATCATAGCCCTTGCGGTTGAAGCGCGCCTGACGGGGGCTTTTCATGAAGATGCCGTCGCTGATTTTTGCGATGCCTTTGGCGGCGGTCAGGATGCTGAGTCAACGCTTCGGATAATGAAAGATAGCCGGATTGGCAGCTATGGAGCGCTGGGCCTGTTTTTTGCGGTTGGTTTGCGCGCTGCATTGCTGATCGGTTTGCCCCAAGAGGTTCTGATAATAGCGGTCGTGACATCGGCATGTTTTGGCCGGTTTCTGGCGGTGGCGATCATGGCCAGTGTTGCCCCGGTAGCGATGCGGGACACAGGATTAGCCAAGGACGTTGGAGGACATACTGGCTTTTCGGACTTGTTTTTTGCAACGGTAATTGCTGCACCTATTATTGGATTTTTTGCTTATTTACAGCCGACGGCGGCGCTTCTGACTCTTGGCGTGTCTGGCGTTTTCTTTTTGTGGTTCCGGGCGTTGTTGTTGCGGCGCTTGAAAGGCAGTACAGGGGACTGCTTGGGCTTCGCTGCTTATGCCGGACAGCTCATCGTCCTGCTTGCTATATTGGCTGTAGTAGGTCCATGA
- a CDS encoding TldD/PmbA family protein, which translates to MLKPQEAQDRADALISQAKKAGAGAADAIYVCDASTQVSMRLGNLEDVERSEGEEIGLRVFSGKRSATVSSSNMDPEILSDLVGRAMDMAREAPEDQFAGLAPEELILRSAPHPIDGDDGVDPDPAELREMALKAEDAARAVEGVTNSEGGGASAGRSIVALATSHGFSGAYSTSGYSCHASVIAGEGDGMERDYAYDSTRHFEDLDTPDVIGKEAGERAVSRLNPVDFESGAMPVVFDPRIGNSLLGHFVGAISGSSIARKTSFLLEALDTQVFDSTINIIDCPHRKRGLRSKAFDGEGLPTAKTKLIDNGRLTQWIIESASARQLGLQPTGHASRGVGGAPGVSVTNLHMSAGSVSKVELLKDIKHGVYITELIGQGVNPVTGDYSRGAGGFLITDGEIGAPVSEITIAGNLKDMFASLIPADDLEYRYAVNAPTLRTDSMTVAGG; encoded by the coding sequence ATGCTAAAACCACAAGAAGCGCAGGACCGCGCCGACGCCCTTATCTCCCAAGCGAAAAAAGCTGGTGCTGGTGCCGCAGATGCGATCTACGTCTGCGATGCATCAACGCAAGTATCCATGCGACTTGGCAATCTGGAAGATGTTGAGCGATCTGAAGGCGAAGAAATTGGCCTTAGGGTCTTTTCTGGCAAACGCTCTGCGACAGTTTCATCTTCTAACATGGATCCCGAAATCTTGTCCGATTTGGTTGGTCGAGCGATGGACATGGCGCGTGAGGCGCCGGAGGATCAATTTGCTGGTTTGGCACCCGAAGAATTAATCCTGAGATCGGCTCCTCATCCTATTGATGGCGATGACGGCGTCGATCCCGATCCAGCAGAATTACGGGAAATGGCGTTGAAAGCGGAAGATGCCGCACGAGCTGTGGAAGGCGTTACCAATAGCGAAGGCGGCGGTGCCAGCGCTGGCCGTTCGATTGTTGCCTTGGCTACGAGTCACGGGTTCTCCGGCGCATATTCGACCAGCGGTTACAGCTGCCACGCCAGCGTCATTGCAGGTGAAGGTGACGGCATGGAACGCGACTATGCCTATGACAGCACACGCCATTTTGAGGATCTGGATACACCCGATGTGATTGGCAAGGAAGCGGGAGAGCGGGCGGTATCTCGTCTCAACCCTGTTGATTTTGAATCCGGCGCGATGCCGGTCGTGTTCGATCCACGTATTGGAAATTCCCTATTGGGCCATTTTGTTGGCGCTATTTCGGGCAGCAGCATTGCCCGCAAAACCAGTTTTCTGTTGGAGGCCTTGGACACACAGGTTTTTGACAGCACAATCAATATTATCGACTGCCCGCACCGCAAACGTGGTTTGCGTTCAAAGGCTTTTGATGGCGAAGGCTTGCCCACCGCTAAGACAAAATTGATCGATAATGGCCGTCTGACACAGTGGATTATAGAAAGCGCATCAGCGCGGCAATTGGGTCTGCAACCTACTGGCCACGCTTCTCGCGGCGTTGGCGGCGCGCCGGGCGTCAGTGTCACTAACCTGCATATGAGCGCCGGATCTGTCAGCAAGGTTGAGTTGCTTAAGGATATCAAACATGGCGTCTACATCACGGAACTAATCGGACAGGGTGTGAATCCTGTCACTGGCGATTATAGTCGCGGGGCAGGCGGTTTCCTGATTACCGATGGAGAAATCGGAGCGCCGGTTTCGGAAATAACCATTGCTGGCAACCTCAAAGATATGTTTGCCAGCCTGATCCCGGCGGACGATCTGGAATATCGCTATGCCGTCAACGCGCCGACTTTGCGCACGGACAGCATGACAGTGGCCGGTGGCTAG
- a CDS encoding cobyric acid synthase translates to MGAVMLQGTGSDVGKSVLVAGICRLLTNRGMAVRPFKPQNMSNNAAVTPEGGEIGRAQALQALACRIPSHVDMNPVLLKPQSDKSAQVIVHGKVHNIGDAEYYRKHKQDLLDAVLTSYRRLSNDADIVIVEGAGSPAEINLRAGDIANMGFACAAKIPVILIGDIDRGGVIASIVGTQTVIDSADAAMIKGFLINKFRGDVSLFDDGYAAIEQATGWKGLGVVPWLSMVHKLPAEDAVVLQKSDEAKEGVIEIAVPMLSRISNFDDFDPLRLEPKVRLHMVPPGEVIPVNASLIIIPGTKATIADLKFLRAQGWDIDIAAHVRRGGHVLGICGGYQMLGDSISDPQAIEGAAETVAGLGLLPVATALTAAKTLTNISGKSIADDQHIDGYEIHVGETRLNLAKCEMAHPMIRFLDGRLDGAVSSDGRISGCYVHGLFNNAAQRQSWLARFGAVSNEKEQSVVVDEALDALAKALEEYVDIDELLAIAGDAA, encoded by the coding sequence ATGGGCGCTGTAATGTTGCAGGGGACGGGGTCTGATGTCGGCAAGTCGGTATTGGTTGCCGGTATATGCCGGCTGTTGACCAATCGGGGCATGGCTGTCCGGCCCTTCAAGCCCCAGAATATGTCCAACAATGCAGCTGTAACACCAGAAGGCGGTGAAATCGGACGTGCACAGGCTCTGCAGGCATTGGCCTGTCGGATTCCGTCTCATGTGGATATGAATCCGGTCTTGCTAAAGCCGCAATCTGACAAAAGTGCACAAGTCATCGTGCATGGCAAGGTCCACAATATTGGTGACGCAGAATACTATAGGAAGCATAAGCAAGACCTGCTGGATGCCGTCCTAACTTCTTATCGGCGCCTTTCCAATGATGCGGATATTGTCATCGTTGAGGGCGCAGGAAGTCCCGCCGAGATCAATCTTCGCGCAGGTGATATTGCGAATATGGGTTTTGCATGTGCGGCCAAAATACCTGTCATTCTAATCGGCGATATTGATCGCGGCGGCGTGATCGCTTCGATCGTGGGGACCCAGACAGTTATCGACAGCGCCGACGCGGCTATGATCAAGGGCTTTTTGATCAACAAATTTCGCGGTGATGTCAGTCTGTTTGATGACGGCTATGCCGCGATAGAACAGGCGACAGGCTGGAAAGGGCTTGGGGTTGTTCCTTGGCTGTCCATGGTCCACAAATTGCCTGCCGAAGATGCTGTGGTGCTGCAAAAGTCGGATGAAGCGAAAGAAGGTGTGATCGAGATTGCTGTACCTATGCTGTCGCGGATATCCAATTTTGATGACTTTGATCCGCTTCGTCTTGAGCCAAAGGTACGTCTGCATATGGTGCCGCCGGGAGAAGTGATACCGGTCAACGCATCGTTGATCATTATTCCGGGTACGAAGGCGACCATCGCTGACCTTAAGTTTTTGCGCGCGCAAGGATGGGATATTGATATTGCGGCACATGTCCGGCGAGGAGGGCATGTCTTGGGTATCTGTGGCGGCTATCAAATGCTGGGCGATAGTATTTCTGATCCCCAAGCGATCGAGGGAGCTGCCGAAACGGTGGCTGGTTTAGGCCTGCTTCCGGTTGCAACGGCGCTGACCGCTGCGAAGACATTGACCAACATTTCAGGGAAATCCATCGCTGATGACCAGCATATCGACGGTTATGAGATTCACGTGGGGGAAACGCGTTTGAATCTAGCGAAGTGCGAGATGGCACATCCAATGATACGGTTTCTTGACGGACGTCTCGATGGAGCAGTCAGCAGTGATGGTCGCATATCCGGCTGTTACGTGCATGGACTGTTTAACAACGCGGCTCAGCGCCAATCTTGGTTGGCAAGGTTTGGCGCTGTTTCAAACGAAAAAGAACAGTCTGTTGTGGTTGACGAGGCATTGGATGCGCTGGCCAAGGCGCTGGAGGAATATGTGGATATTGATGAATTGCTTGCCATTGCCGGAGATGCAGCATGA
- the cobT gene encoding nicotinate-nucleotide--dimethylbenzimidazole phosphoribosyltransferase: MTVTMEDVAEYLDALAKPQGSMGRLEELAIKLAVVQQRVKVQTKPRRIVLFAGDHGVVESGVSAWPSAVTTAMMETIIAKKATSTALAAAHSADLRLVDVGSLEPVKIGSDKPDFRDARVAAGTADLAIGPAMTVNQFQAAWAVGKAEAKLADDHGFVLLMAGEMGIGNTTPAACVTLLLTNGDAEIVTGRGAGADDTILLNKRDIVAQSAKRAAMLLSDDPVAAIADVSGFEIAAMAGFYAQAARQGSIILLDGYVSTAAALIAEHLVPGTAQKMIAAHLSAEPGHRLALDHLALEPLLEWEMRLGEGTGALTALPLLDSAAALLNDVAKLSDIMP, translated from the coding sequence ATGACCGTGACTATGGAAGATGTCGCCGAATATCTCGACGCGCTGGCCAAACCGCAGGGAAGCATGGGGCGCCTGGAAGAATTGGCCATCAAGCTCGCGGTGGTGCAACAAAGGGTGAAAGTTCAAACCAAGCCGCGCCGGATCGTTTTGTTTGCTGGTGACCATGGCGTTGTCGAGAGCGGTGTGTCCGCTTGGCCCTCGGCAGTGACCACAGCTATGATGGAAACGATCATTGCGAAAAAGGCCACCAGTACGGCGTTGGCCGCGGCTCATTCCGCAGATCTGCGATTGGTTGATGTTGGAAGCTTAGAGCCTGTAAAAATTGGAAGCGATAAACCAGACTTTCGTGATGCGCGTGTGGCTGCGGGAACGGCTGATCTCGCAATCGGGCCCGCCATGACGGTAAATCAATTTCAAGCCGCTTGGGCAGTGGGTAAAGCTGAAGCCAAGCTAGCGGATGACCATGGTTTCGTGCTGCTAATGGCAGGGGAAATGGGTATTGGAAATACAACGCCCGCTGCCTGTGTGACATTGTTACTGACAAATGGCGATGCGGAAATCGTGACCGGTCGCGGTGCCGGGGCTGATGACACCATATTGTTGAACAAGCGCGATATTGTCGCGCAGTCTGCAAAACGAGCGGCGATGCTATTGTCGGATGATCCGGTTGCGGCGATTGCAGATGTGTCCGGTTTCGAGATTGCGGCAATGGCTGGTTTTTATGCGCAAGCTGCGCGGCAAGGCTCGATCATACTGCTGGATGGATATGTCTCCACTGCGGCGGCCTTGATCGCTGAGCATCTTGTGCCAGGAACAGCCCAAAAGATGATCGCAGCCCATTTATCGGCAGAGCCGGGTCATCGGTTGGCGCTTGATCATCTTGCTCTGGAGCCGTTGCTCGAATGGGAGATGCGGCTCGGTGAAGGCACAGGTGCATTGACAGCTCTTCCTTTGCTAGACAGCGCGGCCGCTTTGTTAAACGATGTCGCCAAGCTGTCGGACATCATGCCATGA
- a CDS encoding ABC transporter ATP-binding protein → MSLSFEGLSLTLRGRKILKEVSGRFQQGRVTVILGANGAGKSSLLSCLVGLREPQSGEVKLGDRTLLSMDSRERGRLIGLLPQRPDIHWNVDVKTIVGLGRLPHAGRWGMSAADHEAVLKAMAATDCNDLADRKAMRLSGGEQGRVLLARVLAGEPQWLLADEPLASLDPAHQFDVLDRLKSYAKTGNGVIVVLHDLTQAARVADDIMILKEGSILAAGRCEDVMTAEVLGEAYGVEVQITTSDAGEPLVVPVRRL, encoded by the coding sequence ATGTCGCTATCATTTGAAGGCCTGTCCCTGACATTGCGCGGACGCAAGATACTCAAAGAGGTAAGCGGACGGTTTCAGCAGGGAAGGGTGACTGTCATATTGGGCGCCAACGGCGCTGGAAAAAGCAGCTTGCTGTCATGCCTTGTCGGACTTCGTGAACCGCAATCCGGAGAAGTTAAGCTTGGAGATCGCACGCTGCTGTCTATGGACAGCAGAGAACGCGGAAGGCTTATTGGACTATTGCCACAGCGACCGGACATACACTGGAATGTCGATGTTAAAACAATAGTTGGGCTGGGAAGATTACCGCATGCCGGTCGTTGGGGAATGAGTGCTGCCGACCATGAAGCCGTGTTAAAGGCCATGGCGGCTACCGATTGCAATGATCTTGCCGACCGTAAAGCAATGCGCTTGTCCGGTGGAGAACAGGGGCGTGTATTGCTGGCGCGCGTTTTGGCTGGCGAACCGCAATGGTTGTTGGCGGACGAACCGCTGGCCAGTCTTGACCCTGCACATCAATTTGATGTGCTTGATCGTTTGAAAAGCTATGCGAAAACGGGGAATGGGGTCATCGTGGTGCTGCATGATCTGACGCAGGCCGCGCGGGTAGCAGATGATATCATGATCCTGAAAGAGGGCTCTATATTGGCCGCCGGTCGCTGTGAGGATGTGATGACCGCTGAAGTGTTGGGAGAGGCCTATGGTGTTGAGGTTCAGATAACGACCAGCGATGCAGGGGAACCACTGGTGGTTCCGGTCAGGCGCCTATGA
- a CDS encoding histidine phosphatase family protein: MIWLVRHPPVVLKWQHRCYGKSDMGLSREGARMAKFLVRQLAARSPDVIIHSDRKRTRIIADRTAHLLSVEIVADHRWQERNFGNWEGRSWNAIYRETGDAMDGMLDDPYRFRPGGGETTGELVERVLDGWRDLPKQKNIAIITHGGPIAAVLGNRAKAPLRSLPDFIPKTATITNIG, from the coding sequence ATGATCTGGCTGGTTCGACACCCACCTGTAGTGCTGAAATGGCAGCACCGCTGCTATGGTAAAAGCGATATGGGACTAAGCCGTGAAGGTGCGCGCATGGCCAAGTTTCTGGTGCGACAGCTCGCAGCGCGCTCTCCCGATGTGATTATTCATTCGGATCGGAAAAGAACCCGTATCATAGCCGATCGCACTGCTCATTTGTTATCTGTCGAAATAGTAGCTGATCATCGCTGGCAAGAACGCAACTTTGGTAACTGGGAAGGACGCAGCTGGAATGCCATCTATCGTGAGACAGGGGATGCAATGGACGGTATGCTAGACGATCCTTATCGATTTCGGCCAGGCGGCGGAGAAACGACTGGGGAGCTTGTTGAGCGGGTTTTGGATGGTTGGCGTGACCTGCCAAAGCAGAAAAACATTGCCATCATAACCCATGGCGGGCCTATTGCTGCGGTGCTGGGGAATCGTGCAAAGGCGCCATTACGATCGCTTCCAGATTTCATCCCGAAAACAGCAACAATCACGAATATTGGTTAG
- a CDS encoding Crp/Fnr family transcriptional regulator: protein MQFSQFLETYGKSVEADAGEHLFRQGEDHRSLYAVRQGLLKAYYLSSEGKEHIKSFIQPGDFIGSLTASYAGQSASFSLVCMQQAELIRLDFSRIYEASRDNANIAGVVVDFLLAFAMKKERREYELLCLSAEDRYRELLKTTPHITEMVTQNEIALYLGVTPVGLSRIKKRVAELG from the coding sequence ATGCAGTTTTCTCAATTTCTCGAAACCTATGGAAAATCAGTTGAGGCAGATGCGGGAGAGCATTTGTTTCGCCAAGGAGAGGATCATAGATCGCTCTACGCCGTTCGACAGGGGCTTTTGAAAGCCTATTATCTGTCGAGCGAAGGCAAGGAGCACATCAAATCCTTCATTCAACCCGGTGATTTTATCGGTAGTCTGACAGCAAGCTATGCCGGACAAAGCGCATCCTTCAGTCTGGTTTGCATGCAGCAAGCCGAATTAATCCGGCTAGATTTCAGCCGAATCTATGAAGCGAGCCGTGACAATGCCAATATTGCAGGCGTGGTCGTTGATTTTCTGCTGGCATTTGCGATGAAAAAAGAGCGCCGCGAATATGAGCTGCTCTGCCTGTCTGCAGAAGACCGTTACAGGGAATTGCTCAAAACCACGCCGCATATCACGGAGATGGTCACACAAAATGAGATTGCACTCTATTTGGGTGTAACTCCGGTTGGGCTGAGCCGGATCAAAAAGCGGGTGGCCGAGCTAGGCTAA
- a CDS encoding SDR family NAD(P)-dependent oxidoreductase: MAISGKRIVITGGASGLGLELVRQLTPDNEIIVIARESEGLKQLGSDYPEISIFKADLSDDVAVKMAATDLVAKFPAIDGLINNAALQYTPSFLDPDFEYDQIAKEVAINFTTPAQLCYLLLPSLLKGNLPFILNVNSGLGLVPKTSSAIYCATKGGLNILSQALQNQLEQTDVAVLQAFLPLVDTAMTKGRGEGKLPPDRVASDILKGIAARKAMIDVGKVKLLRPISRFMPRLARKIMKSG; this comes from the coding sequence ATGGCCATTAGCGGCAAAAGAATTGTTATAACCGGCGGAGCTTCAGGCTTGGGTCTTGAGCTAGTCCGACAACTAACGCCAGATAATGAGATTATTGTCATTGCTAGAGAGTCGGAAGGTTTGAAACAACTTGGCAGCGATTATCCCGAAATTTCTATTTTTAAAGCCGATTTGTCTGATGATGTTGCGGTTAAAATGGCAGCGACTGACCTAGTGGCTAAATTTCCAGCGATTGATGGCCTGATCAACAATGCAGCTTTGCAATATACGCCCAGCTTTCTCGACCCCGATTTTGAATATGATCAGATCGCCAAGGAAGTCGCGATCAATTTCACGACGCCTGCCCAGCTTTGCTACCTGCTGCTCCCTTCCCTGCTTAAAGGAAACCTGCCGTTCATTCTCAATGTGAATTCTGGACTAGGTCTGGTCCCTAAAACCAGTTCTGCCATCTATTGCGCAACCAAAGGTGGTCTCAACATCTTATCCCAAGCATTGCAAAATCAACTGGAACAGACGGACGTAGCGGTTTTGCAGGCTTTTCTTCCCTTGGTTGACACAGCTATGACCAAGGGCCGCGGCGAAGGAAAGCTGCCGCCAGACCGCGTCGCAAGTGATATTCTCAAAGGCATCGCTGCACGCAAGGCCATGATCGATGTCGGCAAAGTTAAATTGCTGCGCCCCATTTCCAGGTTCATGCCGCGCCTTGCTCGCAAAATCATGAAATCAGGCTAA
- a CDS encoding TVP38/TMEM64 family protein, translating to MKPLLKVMVVLTLIFASTFILGRVLGILTVENVRWLLEEAQQVDPTYVIAAVILLLFIDLFVAVPTLTITLLAGYFLGFPLGMASALTGTTLAVLGGYWISQRYGDRALGFLVKDEEERSKMAQAFARSGPAMIMLARSAPMIPEVTACMAGVTRMPLLRYLVFYALGTVPYVGIAAYAGSISTLNDPKPAIFAALGLYATLWIGWFVYQRVEAKNKRSNQYS from the coding sequence ATGAAACCGCTTCTTAAAGTCATGGTCGTTTTGACCCTAATTTTCGCGTCCACATTCATTCTCGGGCGAGTGCTCGGGATATTGACCGTGGAAAATGTCCGCTGGCTGTTAGAAGAAGCACAGCAGGTTGACCCAACTTACGTTATAGCTGCGGTCATATTGTTGCTGTTTATCGATCTGTTCGTGGCGGTACCTACGCTGACGATCACATTGCTGGCAGGCTACTTCCTTGGCTTCCCACTCGGTATGGCATCGGCTTTGACGGGCACCACATTGGCTGTGCTGGGCGGCTATTGGATTAGCCAGCGATATGGAGATAGGGCGCTCGGATTTCTAGTCAAAGATGAAGAAGAACGCAGCAAAATGGCACAGGCCTTTGCCCGCAGCGGTCCGGCCATGATCATGCTCGCCCGTTCAGCCCCAATGATCCCGGAGGTGACAGCTTGTATGGCGGGCGTCACGCGCATGCCGCTGCTGCGCTATCTTGTTTTCTATGCGCTCGGGACTGTGCCTTATGTCGGGATCGCTGCCTATGCAGGGTCCATCAGTACGTTGAATGATCCCAAACCTGCGATATTCGCGGCCTTGGGTTTATACGCGACACTCTGGATAGGCTGGTTTGTCTATCAGCGGGTCGAAGCCAAGAATAAACGGTCTAACCAATATTCGTGA
- the cbiB gene encoding adenosylcobinamide-phosphate synthase CbiB produces MTALASFSAMISANSSLLLVVLMLEALVGYPDALHRRIPHPVTWIGRLIDELDHRWNTGSTAMQRWNGIASVLILVAVPATVGLALEFALTGWIGFALLITIATTGIAQRSLYLHVRRVLVPLSNGDLTKARKALSMIVGRDTDELDNRAISAAATESLAESFCDGIVAPAFWFLIGGLPGLFVFKAISTADSQIGHLDSRYRHFGWAAARADDVMNYIPARIAGCLICMAAPGGWRTMLRDARKHLSPNAGWSEAAMAGALTVQIGGGAAYDGEWIARETLGNGRRPDAADLKAALTIYLRACLFLWATIGALIWAL; encoded by the coding sequence ATGACCGCTCTGGCGTCGTTCAGCGCTATGATTAGTGCGAATAGCTCATTGTTGCTGGTGGTTTTGATGTTGGAAGCGCTGGTTGGATATCCTGATGCCCTGCATCGGCGGATCCCGCATCCGGTGACCTGGATTGGTCGACTGATTGATGAACTGGATCACAGGTGGAACACGGGAAGTACCGCGATGCAGCGATGGAACGGGATCGCATCGGTGCTGATACTTGTGGCCGTGCCTGCCACTGTCGGTTTGGCACTGGAATTTGCGTTGACCGGTTGGATTGGATTTGCCTTGTTGATCACAATTGCAACAACCGGAATTGCGCAGCGCAGCCTATATTTGCACGTCCGCCGGGTATTGGTACCTCTGAGCAATGGTGATCTGACCAAGGCGCGCAAGGCGCTTTCAATGATCGTCGGCCGCGATACTGATGAGCTTGATAACCGAGCGATTTCCGCTGCCGCTACGGAGAGTTTGGCCGAAAGCTTTTGCGATGGGATTGTTGCGCCAGCATTCTGGTTTTTGATCGGCGGCTTGCCAGGTCTGTTTGTGTTCAAAGCCATTAGTACGGCCGATAGCCAGATTGGGCACCTGGATTCACGCTACCGGCATTTCGGCTGGGCCGCAGCGCGCGCGGATGATGTCATGAATTACATACCCGCGCGGATTGCGGGCTGTCTCATTTGTATGGCAGCGCCAGGAGGTTGGCGGACCATGTTGCGCGATGCGCGTAAACATTTGTCGCCCAATGCCGGATGGTCAGAAGCGGCCATGGCTGGTGCCTTGACCGTGCAAATCGGGGGCGGTGCTGCTTATGACGGCGAATGGATTGCGCGGGAAACGCTAGGCAATGGTCGCCGACCGGATGCCGCAGACCTTAAGGCTGCACTTACCATCTATCTGCGGGCCTGTCTGTTCCTGTGGGCAACAATAGGAGCGCTGATATGGGCGCTGTAA
- a CDS encoding NADH:flavin oxidoreductase/NADH oxidase family protein yields MTISLTDPLTLPCGAVLSNRIGKGAMTEGMATPDGVPTPELERLYGIWSDGGAGMLLSGNIQVDRDHLERPGNVVIDKPANDAMMAALKSWAAVATRNGNHFWAQISHAGRQTQSNVNKHPKAPSAVKLGLPGGQFGEPVALTITEIEELVDRFALAAKTCQDAGFTGAQIHSAHGYLLSSFLSPRANQRTDEYGGGLENRARFLLAVIAKTRAAVGPDFPISVKLNSADFQKGGFAFEDSLQVVQWLEAASVDLIEISGGTYEQPALMGADGMEEKEEQNVAPSTQAREAYFVDFAKAMQVSVKVPLMVTGGFRTRAAMEQALEGGAADLIGLGRPMCVVTDAPKQLLEGLDELPRYENSLQLIPDWLGFLKRFQMVKAVDGFATIYWFYEQLFNIGKSGKTDPRLSVFKAFRAVEARNKEILTARS; encoded by the coding sequence ATGACCATTTCACTAACCGACCCACTCACCCTGCCCTGTGGTGCCGTTTTATCCAACCGGATTGGCAAAGGAGCTATGACCGAAGGAATGGCAACCCCGGATGGTGTACCGACCCCAGAGCTGGAACGACTTTATGGGATCTGGTCCGATGGCGGCGCAGGCATGTTGTTGAGCGGAAACATTCAGGTAGATCGTGATCATCTCGAACGGCCTGGCAACGTCGTGATCGACAAGCCTGCTAATGATGCCATGATGGCCGCGCTCAAAAGCTGGGCGGCTGTTGCCACACGCAACGGCAATCATTTCTGGGCCCAGATTAGCCATGCCGGACGGCAGACACAAAGCAATGTCAACAAACATCCCAAGGCCCCGTCGGCAGTCAAGCTAGGCTTGCCTGGTGGTCAATTTGGTGAACCGGTTGCGCTGACCATCACCGAGATTGAGGAACTGGTCGATCGTTTTGCGCTGGCTGCCAAAACTTGTCAGGACGCTGGCTTTACCGGTGCACAAATTCATAGTGCGCACGGTTATCTGCTCAGCAGCTTCCTCAGCCCGCGCGCCAATCAGCGCACCGATGAATATGGCGGCGGCCTCGAAAACCGAGCGCGCTTCCTGCTTGCCGTCATTGCCAAGACACGCGCGGCGGTCGGCCCGGATTTCCCGATTTCCGTCAAGCTTAACAGCGCGGATTTTCAAAAAGGTGGCTTTGCCTTTGAGGACAGTTTGCAAGTTGTACAATGGCTCGAGGCAGCGAGCGTCGATCTGATTGAGATATCGGGCGGCACCTATGAACAGCCTGCCCTAATGGGAGCCGATGGCATGGAGGAGAAAGAGGAGCAGAATGTCGCGCCTTCGACCCAGGCCCGCGAAGCCTATTTTGTCGACTTCGCGAAAGCAATGCAGGTGTCAGTGAAAGTTCCTTTAATGGTCACGGGCGGGTTCCGTACGCGTGCTGCGATGGAACAGGCGTTGGAAGGAGGAGCAGCAGATCTCATCGGTCTTGGCCGCCCAATGTGCGTAGTCACTGATGCACCCAAGCAGTTGCTCGAAGGCCTCGACGAACTGCCACGCTATGAGAACAGTCTGCAACTCATTCCCGACTGGCTTGGTTTTCTGAAGCGCTTTCAGATGGTCAAAGCTGTGGACGGCTTTGCCACAATCTATTGGTTTTACGAACAATTGTTCAACATTGGAAAAAGCGGTAAAACCGACCCAAGGCTCAGCGTATTCAAAGCCTTTCGCGCCGTAGAAGCAAGGAACAAAGAGATATTGACCGCGCGTAGCTGA